In one window of Brenneria goodwinii DNA:
- a CDS encoding Maf family protein, protein MYQIVLASTSPYRKSLLEKLNLPFICASPDVDETPNPGEDATALVARLAEGKARALAEQYPNHLIIGADQVCLLNNAITGKPHNKENAVRQLRQASGQRVTFFTGLALFNSATQRLQRFVEPFDVHFRALTQEEIEGYVEKERPWNCAGSFKCEGLGITLFDKLSGRDPNTLVGLPLIALAHMLREEQVNPLIMR, encoded by the coding sequence ATGTATCAGATCGTTCTCGCCTCGACTTCCCCCTACCGCAAATCCCTGCTGGAAAAACTCAATCTGCCCTTTATCTGCGCATCTCCCGATGTGGATGAAACGCCCAATCCCGGCGAAGATGCGACGGCGTTAGTGGCAAGGCTGGCTGAAGGCAAAGCGCGCGCATTGGCGGAGCAGTACCCCAATCATCTTATTATAGGCGCCGATCAGGTTTGTCTATTGAACAACGCCATTACCGGAAAGCCGCATAATAAAGAGAACGCCGTGCGGCAATTACGGCAGGCAAGCGGGCAGCGCGTCACTTTTTTTACCGGACTGGCGCTGTTTAATAGCGCCACTCAACGCCTACAGCGTTTTGTTGAGCCGTTTGACGTCCATTTTCGCGCCCTGACGCAGGAAGAAATTGAGGGGTATGTGGAAAAAGAGCGGCCCTGGAACTGCGCCGGCAGTTTTAAATGTGAAGGGCTGGGAATTACGTTATTCGATAAATTATCAGGACGCGATCCCAATACGCTTGTTGGCCTGCCTTTAATTGCGCTGGCGCATATGCTGCGAGAGGAGCAGGTCAATCCACTGATAATGCGCTAA
- the plsX gene encoding phosphate acyltransferase PlsX, with amino-acid sequence MTRLTLALDAMGGDFGPCVTVPAALQALASNSSLNLILVGDPAAITPLLAKVDSGLLSRLEVVPAESVIASDARPSQAIRASRGTSMRIALELIKDGRAQACVSAGNTGALMGLAKLLIKPLDGIARPALVSVLPHQQHGKTVVLDLGANVECDSTMLVQFAVMGSVMAEEVLGLKNPRVALLNIGEEESKGLDNIRDAAAKLRNTPSINYIGYLEGNELLTGKTDVMVCDGFVGNVTLKTMEGVVRMFLSLLKSSSSGTDRKQKQSWWLRLLGRLLQKRLAKRFGHLNPDQYNGACLLGLRGTVIKSHGAANQRAFTVAIEQAMQTVQRQLPERIAARLEAVLPKSD; translated from the coding sequence TTGACACGCCTAACTCTGGCGTTAGATGCGATGGGCGGGGACTTCGGTCCCTGCGTAACAGTGCCTGCTGCATTGCAGGCACTGGCTTCTAATTCAAGTCTCAACCTGATACTAGTTGGCGATCCTGCTGCGATTACCCCATTACTAGCCAAAGTCGATTCTGGTTTATTGTCCCGGTTGGAAGTTGTTCCGGCTGAATCGGTTATTGCCAGTGATGCCCGACCTTCGCAGGCCATTCGCGCGAGCCGCGGAACCTCGATGCGCATCGCGCTTGAGCTGATCAAAGACGGAAGGGCTCAGGCTTGTGTCAGCGCGGGCAATACCGGCGCGCTGATGGGACTGGCGAAGCTCTTGATTAAACCGCTTGACGGCATTGCGCGCCCGGCATTGGTTTCTGTTTTACCTCATCAGCAACATGGAAAAACCGTGGTGCTGGATTTGGGGGCCAACGTCGAATGCGACAGCACCATGCTGGTTCAGTTCGCGGTAATGGGCTCGGTGATGGCGGAAGAAGTTCTTGGGTTGAAAAATCCGCGGGTGGCGCTGCTGAATATCGGTGAGGAAGAGAGCAAAGGCTTGGATAACATCCGCGATGCCGCGGCTAAATTAAGAAACACGCCTTCGATCAACTACATCGGTTATCTCGAAGGCAACGAATTACTGACCGGGAAGACGGATGTCATGGTCTGTGACGGCTTTGTGGGTAATGTCACCTTGAAGACAATGGAAGGTGTGGTAAGGATGTTCCTTTCGTTGTTAAAGTCTTCATCTTCCGGTACGGACCGAAAGCAAAAACAATCATGGTGGTTACGATTACTGGGACGTTTGTTACAAAAACGTTTGGCCAAACGTTTCGGCCATTTGAATCCTGACCAATATAATGGCGCGTGTCTGTTAGGACTACGGGGAACCGTAATCAAAAGCCACGGTGCTGCGAACCAGCGAGCGTTTACGGTTGCTATCGAACAGGCAATGCAGACGGTACAACGGCAACTTCCGGAACGGATTGCTGCCCGTCTAGAAGCTGTATTACCCAAGAGTGATTAA
- the fabF gene encoding beta-ketoacyl-ACP synthase II yields MSKRRVVVTGLGMLSPVGNTVESTWSALLAGQSGISLIDHFDTSAYATRFAGLVKNFNCEEFISRKEARKMDAFIQYGIVAGIQAMQDSGLEVTEENAPRIGAAIGSGIGGLGLIEENHSSLVKGGPRKISPFFVPSTIVNMVAGHLTIMYGLRGPSISIATACTSGVHNIGHAARIIAYNDADVMVAGGAEKASTPLGVGGFGAARALSTRNDDPQAASRPWDRDRDGFVLGDGAGMMVLEEYEHAKKRGAKIYAEIVGFGMSSDAYHMTSPPADGAGAALAMENTLRDAGISASKIGYINAHGTSTSAGDKAETQAVKSVFGADAGRVLVSSTKSMTGHLLGAAGAIESIFSILALRDQAIPPTINLDNPDEGCDLDFVPHEARQVSGMEYTLCNSFGFGGTNGSLLFRKV; encoded by the coding sequence GTGTCTAAGCGTCGAGTTGTTGTTACCGGACTGGGCATGTTATCTCCTGTCGGCAATACGGTGGAGTCTACCTGGAGTGCTCTTCTTGCCGGTCAGAGTGGTATCAGCCTGATCGACCATTTCGATACTAGTGCCTATGCAACGCGTTTTGCTGGCTTAGTAAAGAATTTTAACTGTGAGGAATTCATTTCGCGTAAAGAAGCTCGCAAAATGGATGCCTTTATTCAATACGGGATCGTCGCTGGCATTCAGGCCATGCAGGATTCCGGTCTAGAAGTAACGGAAGAGAACGCACCGCGCATTGGTGCGGCGATCGGTTCCGGCATTGGCGGTTTGGGGCTCATTGAAGAGAACCACAGTTCGCTAGTGAAGGGCGGTCCGCGTAAAATCAGCCCGTTTTTCGTACCGTCAACCATCGTTAATATGGTTGCCGGGCATCTCACTATCATGTACGGATTACGCGGCCCGAGTATATCTATCGCCACCGCCTGTACTTCGGGCGTGCATAACATTGGTCATGCGGCGCGTATCATCGCCTACAATGATGCTGATGTTATGGTTGCCGGCGGCGCGGAAAAGGCCAGTACCCCGCTGGGTGTCGGCGGCTTTGGCGCCGCGCGGGCATTATCAACCCGTAATGATGACCCGCAGGCGGCCAGCCGCCCATGGGACAGAGATCGTGATGGTTTCGTGCTGGGCGATGGCGCCGGTATGATGGTGCTGGAAGAGTACGAACACGCGAAAAAACGCGGCGCCAAGATTTATGCGGAAATCGTCGGCTTTGGTATGAGCAGCGATGCCTACCATATGACGTCGCCGCCGGCGGATGGCGCCGGAGCTGCGCTGGCGATGGAAAATACGCTGCGTGATGCGGGTATTTCCGCATCGAAAATCGGTTATATCAATGCGCACGGTACGTCCACCTCGGCGGGCGACAAAGCTGAAACCCAGGCGGTTAAGTCAGTATTTGGCGCGGATGCCGGTCGTGTATTAGTCAGCTCGACAAAATCGATGACCGGGCACTTATTGGGTGCGGCCGGGGCGATCGAGTCGATCTTCAGTATCCTTGCGCTGCGCGATCAGGCTATTCCTCCGACAATCAATCTGGATAATCCGGATGAAGGCTGCGATCTGGATTTCGTGCCTCATGAAGCGCGCCAGGTTAGCGGCATGGAGTACACGTTGTGTAACTCCTTTGGCTTCGGCGGGACGAACGGTTCTTTGCTATTCCGTAAAGTCTGA
- a CDS encoding beta-ketoacyl-ACP synthase III — translation MYTKIIGTGSYLPEQIRTNADLEKMVDTSDEWIVTRTGIRERRIATPDENVATMGYHAAQKALEMAGIDKSQVGLLIVATTSSTHAFPSAACQIQQLLEIKDTIAFDLAAACAGFTYALGVADQYVKSGAVDYALVVGSDTLSRTLDPEDRGTLILFGDGAGAVLLTASEQPGILSTHLHADGRYGELLTLPHQDRNNPEKPAYLTMSGNEVFKVAVTELAHIVEETLRASQLDKSELDWLVPHQANLRIISATAKKLGMGMDKVVVTLDRHGNTSAASVPCALDEAVRDGRIKPGQLVLLEAFGGGFTWGSALIRF, via the coding sequence ATGTATACAAAAATAATCGGAACGGGCAGTTACCTGCCTGAACAAATCAGGACGAACGCTGATTTAGAGAAGATGGTGGATACGTCTGACGAATGGATCGTCACACGCACTGGAATTCGTGAGCGTCGTATCGCCACGCCAGATGAAAATGTTGCCACGATGGGCTATCATGCAGCGCAAAAAGCGCTGGAAATGGCGGGTATCGATAAATCACAGGTTGGTTTATTGATTGTCGCGACCACGTCTTCAACCCATGCTTTTCCCAGCGCTGCCTGCCAGATTCAGCAGTTGCTTGAGATTAAAGACACCATCGCATTTGATCTGGCCGCGGCCTGTGCGGGATTTACCTACGCGCTCGGCGTTGCCGACCAGTACGTTAAAAGCGGCGCGGTGGATTATGCTTTGGTTGTTGGTTCTGATACGTTATCCCGCACGTTGGATCCGGAAGATCGCGGTACGCTGATTTTGTTCGGCGATGGCGCCGGCGCCGTTTTATTGACTGCTTCAGAGCAGCCGGGCATCCTGTCCACGCATTTGCACGCCGACGGACGTTATGGTGAGTTGCTGACGCTGCCGCACCAGGATCGCAATAACCCGGAAAAACCGGCTTATCTGACCATGTCCGGTAATGAAGTATTCAAAGTCGCGGTAACCGAACTGGCGCATATTGTTGAAGAAACGCTGCGGGCGTCCCAACTGGATAAAAGTGAGTTAGACTGGCTGGTGCCCCATCAGGCTAATTTGCGCATTATCAGCGCAACGGCGAAAAAATTAGGTATGGGAATGGACAAAGTTGTTGTGACGTTGGATCGTCATGGCAACACATCAGCTGCCTCCGTGCCATGCGCTCTGGATGAAGCCGTGCGCGACGGGCGGATAAAACCAGGACAGCTGGTGCTGCTTGAAGCTTTCGGCGGTGGTTTTACCTGGGGTTCTGCGCTGATTCGTTTTTGA
- the fabG gene encoding 3-oxoacyl-ACP reductase FabG — translation MGFEGKIALVTGASRGIGRAIAEKLVARGAKVIGTATSEKGAESISAWLGEHGKGFVLNVTDEASVEKTLADIRAEFGEIDILINNAGITRDNLLMRMKEDEWQDILDTNLTSVFRLSKAVMRAMMKKRFGRIITIGSVVGTMGNAGQANYAAAKAGLIGFSKSLAREVASRGITVNVVAPGFIETDMTQALTEEQRAGILSQVPANRLGDAKEIASAVAFLASDEAGYITGETLHVNGGMYMI, via the coding sequence ATGGGTTTTGAAGGAAAAATTGCGCTGGTTACCGGCGCAAGCCGCGGGATTGGCCGGGCTATTGCTGAGAAATTAGTCGCTCGCGGTGCAAAAGTCATTGGTACAGCCACCAGCGAAAAGGGCGCGGAATCAATCAGCGCCTGGCTGGGTGAACACGGTAAAGGTTTTGTGCTGAACGTCACTGATGAGGCGTCAGTGGAAAAAACGTTGGCAGATATTCGTGCTGAGTTCGGCGAAATTGATATTTTGATCAATAATGCCGGCATCACTCGCGATAACCTGCTGATGCGAATGAAAGAAGATGAATGGCAGGATATTCTGGATACCAATCTGACATCGGTATTCCGTCTGTCTAAAGCCGTAATGCGCGCTATGATGAAAAAGCGTTTTGGCCGTATCATTACCATCGGTTCTGTGGTTGGAACGATGGGGAATGCCGGGCAGGCGAACTACGCGGCGGCAAAGGCCGGATTAATTGGCTTCAGCAAATCGCTTGCTCGCGAAGTGGCCTCCAGAGGCATTACGGTAAACGTTGTTGCGCCAGGTTTTATTGAAACAGATATGACTCAGGCATTGACAGAAGAACAGCGAGCAGGCATTTTGAGCCAGGTTCCCGCTAACCGGCTCGGTGATGCTAAAGAAATCGCCAGTGCTGTTGCATTTTTAGCCTCTGATGAGGCGGGCTACATTACCGGCGAAACATTGCATGTCAATGGCGGCATGTATATGATTTAA
- the fabD gene encoding ACP S-malonyltransferase — MTQFAMVFPGQGSQSVGMLAELAAEYPVVTETFAQASAVLGYDLWQLAQQGPVEELNKTWQTQPALLTASVAIWRVWQLQGGKTPALMAGHSLGEYSALVCAGVLDFQQAVSLVEQRGKLMQEAVPEGTGAMYAIIGLDNDAIAKACEESAQGQVVSPVNFNSPGQVVIAGNKEAVDRAGAACKAAGAKRALPLPVSVPSHCALMEPAAKKLAVALESVDFSAPKIPVVNNVDARVETSPEAIRSALVRQLHCPVRWTECVEFIASQGVESLLEVGPGKVLTGLTKRIVATLTASAVNDPASLSAALEK, encoded by the coding sequence ATGACGCAATTTGCAATGGTATTCCCAGGTCAGGGATCTCAATCCGTGGGTATGCTGGCCGAACTGGCGGCGGAATATCCGGTTGTTACTGAAACATTTGCTCAGGCCTCCGCTGTTTTAGGTTATGACTTGTGGCAGCTTGCCCAGCAAGGCCCGGTAGAGGAACTGAATAAAACCTGGCAAACCCAGCCGGCGCTGTTGACGGCGTCCGTTGCTATCTGGCGCGTCTGGCAGTTGCAGGGCGGCAAAACGCCGGCGCTGATGGCCGGTCATAGCCTTGGTGAATATTCTGCTCTGGTTTGCGCCGGCGTTCTGGATTTTCAGCAGGCGGTAAGCCTGGTTGAGCAGCGTGGCAAATTGATGCAGGAAGCCGTGCCGGAAGGTACGGGCGCGATGTATGCGATTATCGGCCTCGATAATGACGCTATCGCCAAAGCGTGCGAAGAGTCGGCTCAAGGGCAGGTTGTTTCGCCGGTAAACTTTAATTCCCCAGGGCAGGTAGTGATTGCCGGGAACAAAGAAGCGGTGGATCGTGCCGGTGCGGCCTGTAAAGCGGCTGGCGCCAAACGCGCGTTGCCATTGCCGGTGAGCGTACCTTCGCACTGCGCGCTGATGGAGCCGGCGGCCAAAAAACTGGCTGTCGCGCTTGAATCTGTCGACTTCAGCGCACCGAAAATTCCTGTCGTCAACAATGTTGATGCGCGGGTTGAAACGTCGCCGGAAGCGATCCGCAGCGCGCTGGTGCGTCAGCTCCACTGCCCGGTACGCTGGACGGAATGCGTCGAATTTATTGCCTCTCAAGGGGTTGAGTCGTTGTTGGAAGTCGGTCCTGGCAAAGTTCTTACCGGCTTGACCAAGCGAATCGTTGCCACCCTGACAGCAAGCGCGGTGAACGATCCTGCTTCTCTGTCAGCGGCGCTTGAAAAATAA
- the rpmF gene encoding 50S ribosomal protein L32: MAVQQNKPTRSKRGMRRSHDALTTSSVSVDKVSGETHLRHHITADGYYRGRKVIAK, encoded by the coding sequence ATGGCCGTACAACAAAACAAACCCACTCGTTCCAAACGTGGTATGCGTCGTTCTCACGATGCGCTGACCACGTCTTCCGTATCCGTAGATAAAGTTTCCGGCGAAACTCACCTGCGTCACCACATCACTGCGGACGGTTACTACCGCGGTCGCAAGGTTATTGCCAAGTAA
- the acpP gene encoding acyl carrier protein, whose translation MSTIEERVKKIIVEQLGVKQEEVVNNASFVDDLGADSLDTVELVMALEEEFDTEIPDEEAEKITTVQAAIDFIQANQQ comes from the coding sequence ATGAGCACTATCGAAGAACGCGTTAAGAAAATCATCGTTGAACAGCTTGGTGTTAAGCAGGAAGAAGTCGTAAACAATGCTTCTTTCGTTGACGACCTCGGCGCTGATTCTCTTGACACCGTTGAGCTGGTAATGGCGCTGGAAGAAGAATTTGATACTGAAATTCCAGACGAAGAAGCCGAAAAAATCACAACTGTTCAGGCAGCCATTGATTTCATTCAGGCGAACCAGCAGTAA
- the yceD gene encoding 23S rRNA accumulation protein YceD yields MQKVKLPLTLDAVRTAQKRLDYIGIYTPEQVMRVAESVVSVDSDVQASLSFNIDNQRLAVINGSADVSVTLMCQRCGKPFEHQVHATFCFSPVINDEQAEALPEAYEPIEVDEFGEVDLLAMVEDEIILTLPIAPVHDSEHCEVSEADMVFGKLPEEAEKPNPFAVLASLKRK; encoded by the coding sequence ATGCAAAAGGTAAAATTACCCTTAACCCTTGATGCGGTCCGCACTGCTCAAAAGCGTTTAGATTACATTGGTATTTATACGCCCGAGCAGGTAATGCGCGTTGCCGAATCAGTGGTGAGTGTGGACAGTGATGTTCAGGCTTCTTTGTCTTTCAATATCGATAATCAGCGCCTGGCGGTGATTAATGGTAGCGCAGATGTGTCGGTCACATTAATGTGCCAGCGCTGCGGGAAGCCATTTGAGCATCAGGTCCATGCGACGTTTTGTTTTAGCCCGGTCATCAATGATGAACAGGCCGAAGCTTTACCGGAAGCGTACGAGCCGATCGAAGTTGATGAGTTTGGCGAAGTCGATCTGCTGGCAATGGTTGAAGATGAAATCATCCTGACTTTGCCTATCGCACCGGTACATGATTCTGAACACTGTGAAGTGTCCGAAGCGGACATGGTGTTCGGCAAATTGCCTGAAGAGGCGGAAAAACCGAACCCGTTTGCCGTATTAGCCAGTTTAAAGCGTAAGTAA